GCGCGAGGCCCGGACGGTCGGCGATCGAGTAGGCGATATAGCCTGCGAGCAACGGCACCATCAGTTTGAACGCGGTCTCGCCGCCGATCTGCATCAGCGCCGCGGCGAGCGTGCCTTCTTCCTTGAACGCGGTGATGCCGAAGACGAACGACAACGCGATCATCAAGCCGCCCGCCACGACCATCGGCAGCATGAACGACACGCCGGTGAGCAGGTGTTTGTAGACGCCGGACTTCTCTTGTTTGGCCGGGCCTTTGGCGCCGCTCGCAGCGGTTTCCTGCTTGCCTTCGGCCAAGGCTTTATTGAGCGTGGCTTCGGACTGTTTCAGCGCGATGCCGGTGCCGCAGCGGTAAATCTTCTTGCCGGCGAAACGCTCGGTGGCGACTTCGATATCGCACGCCAGCAGCACCACATCGGCGTCGGCAATCGCCGCCGCGCTCAGTGGATTGCGCGCACCGACCGAGCCCTGGGTTTCGATCTGCAAGTCATAACCCAGACGCTTGGCCGCTTGCTGCAAGGCTTCGGCGGCCATAAAGGTGTGAGCAACGCCGGTCGGGCACGCGGTAATCGCGACCAGACGCGGGGCGTTTTTGGCGGCTGCAACCGCTTCGTCGGCCACATAAATTTCAGCTTCTTCAGCGCCACGCCGCAGCACCGCTTCAACGTCTTGCAGCGCTTGCGCCGGGGTGCTGCGAAACACGCGTTTGCCGACGAACCGCGACATGTCGACCGGCGTGCTGGTGACCAGCAACACCCACTCGGCGGACTCAAGGGTGGCCGCCGACAACTGGCGTTCCGGGTGCGCGGCGTCGACCACTTCGACGCTGGTGCTCCAGCCCTGACGCTGGGCCGCGGCGTCGAGCAACCGGGCGCACAGCACACTGGTGACCATGCCGTTGGGGCAGGCCGTAACGATGGCTAACTTCATGACAACCCCTCTTATTGTTCTGTCAGGAGGCGCACGCGCACGCCCTGTTCGAGCTGCGCCAGGTGCGCGACATCACTGATGCCGAAACCAATCTGCGTGACCGCCATCGCGGCAATCGCGGTGGCCGTGCGCAAGGTCTGTTCAGGCGTGTCGGCACTGAGCAAACCGTGGAGCATGCCGGCCAGCAGCGAGTCGCCGGCACCGACCGTGCTGACCACGCTGACCTTCGGCGGCGTGGCGTGCATCGCCGCGCCGACACTGAACCAATTGACGCCATCGGCGCCGTGGG
The window above is part of the Pseudomonas prosekii genome. Proteins encoded here:
- a CDS encoding PTS fructose-like transporter subunit IIB; protein product: MKLAIVTACPNGMVTSVLCARLLDAAAQRQGWSTSVEVVDAAHPERQLSAATLESAEWVLLVTSTPVDMSRFVGKRVFRSTPAQALQDVEAVLRRGAEEAEIYVADEAVAAAKNAPRLVAITACPTGVAHTFMAAEALQQAAKRLGYDLQIETQGSVGARNPLSAAAIADADVVLLACDIEVATERFAGKKIYRCGTGIALKQSEATLNKALAEGKQETAASGAKGPAKQEKSGVYKHLLTGVSFMLPMVVAGGLMIALSFVFGITAFKEEGTLAAALMQIGGETAFKLMVPLLAGYIAYSIADRPGLAPGMIGGLLASTLGAGFIGGIIAGFIAGYAAQAINRYARLPQSLEALKPILIIPLLASLFTGLVMIYVVGKPVAGMLEALTHFLDSMGTTNAILLGVLLGGMMCVDLGGPINKAAYAFSVGLLASQSYAPMAATMAAGMVPPIGLGIATFIARRKFAQTEREAGKAAFVLGLCFISEGAIPFAAKDPLRVIPASIAGGALTGALSMYFGCKLMAPHGGLFVLLIPNAINHALLYLLAIVAGSLLTAVTYALLKRPEVVELAVEPVNA